Sequence from the Mytilus galloprovincialis chromosome 13, xbMytGall1.hap1.1, whole genome shotgun sequence genome:
TTTTTCTATTCCTAAGatccatgtttaaaacaaacagtaATATGCCAATAGAAGCTAACTGCACCTCTATTCCCCTAATAAATAATTATTAGGAAGCTAAATGCACctcctttatatattttttctctagGAAGCTAAATGCACCtccttaatatattttttttctctaggaagcTAATTGCACttccttaatattttttttctttaaaaggaAGCTAAATGCACCtccttaaaaaatattaaaaaaatttaggAGCTAAATGCACTCCTGTATTTTCCAAAATAATCCATTCAACACAGAATTATGTATAGAGCTAAATGCACTCCATACACAATATATGTCACTTAGTGTGTTCCATACAAattaatatttctaaaaatagacgTGCCAAATTCCTTGAAACGTGAGAACTAAACCGCTGCCACCATTGTCGTAATTTCTGCTTCTTGCTATGTTTTTTTATAGTTATAAAGCCAGCAAATACGAATATCTCATAAAACTAGTAAATGCACGGGGTAATAAATAAATACGGACGTCAAATCTGTTGTCTGTTCTCTCTTGGTAGCGTGAATAAATATAATCAATAGTAAAAAATGATACGTTTATTAAACATCTAGAACTGCCGATATATTTCCATACAAGTACAATTTTccaacaataatatataataaacatatacGGGGCGAAGATACTTAAATAATATTCTTACTTGCATTTTCGTAAGGGTCAAACGGGATTATCTTAAATATAACAatgacaatataaataaaatgcaagGCATACAGCTATCTGCGCTGCTTCTTACCTCTAAATTATAACCCTTACTTGTAATATAAAATGCGAGGCATACAGCTAATGCGCTGCTTCTTACCTCTAGGAACCCCCGGGATGAGCCTTGCTGCAAGCCAAATCTAAGCACAGCAAAGACTGACGAACGTGACGTTGCActggtatttatttcaaattaccgGAAGTAAATATTCTAAGCAGGAAGAAAAACAACGTAAAACGCTTTCATAAAATATAGGAGTCCTCGACTCAAAATGCTTATAATCAAACActcttataaataaacatatctagACATATTAATTCTTCCAGTTAAGAACTCATAAATGTACACTTTTGGGTTCACGCTTAAAATATTGACCCAACGGTAACCTTCTGAACAATACatgacaaagttgcgccatatacGACGTTATCGATACAGCTAATAACATAAAGTAAAACGTACGTTAATTACTCATTCAATATACTAAATACTAGAAATAACTTCTGACAACTTATATAaactctcttaatacaataataacaatattcCTTTACTTGGAAATAACCAATATATACATTTACAACAAATGGTGTCTGAATACCGGACCCTGTGGAATGCTAGAAAAATCCCTGGAGGGGTCTCAATAGTAATATGGctttaaaatgaccatatactgATTGTTAAAACATCAGcaaagttaatttttatttctttcaaatcGAATGTCCGTCGGGCCTAGCTAGTAACCAAAACAAAAGTCAGATTGCAAAACTGGAAGGTCGCAGACCTCGGaacaccgctaatttgaacctccaaatattattttcaatagaatttgaCATCGTCTGCCATGTGCTTGTcattaaggggaagtaactcttgcACTTCTGGAACTGGTACCATATCTGTATCTGTAATCGTAATTCTGCCAATCAAGGCACACCTCCATTCACACAGAGGAAAATGTCAATACGCAATATAACACAATACAACGCGCATCActtcatatattaaaattttccgCCACCTCAAGAATTTATGTTacatacacaaaaataaaacattagaaaaaactttgatagaaataaaactaaaatgttctttgaatacaaaaacaaCTCATTCTGGGACCATGTGTGCCCGATATGTACTTGCAAGGCCAATCTTACTAAACTACACTATTAAGCAATTAGAAGTTAGATTTTCTACTACCTTGCTTATCTATATTAGCTAATAAAGCATAGCGTTTGTTATGCATATTATAAAGCAACTGTCTACACAGGGGTTCCAAAATGTTACTGGTTTCCTCAAAAACAGCTCTGTTTGCATTAATGTCTACATAACAGAACGGATTGATGATTAGTTGGATAAGATCAATTGGAAACGAAGTTGCAACTTTGGCTAGGATCAGGCTTCCATTATCTAAGATCTTTGACAAAAGTGGTATTCTTGTCTCTTCTAACTTTTCACACAATAGAATAAAATGTTCCACCGTTTCATCCGCTTTACCACAGAGTTTACAATTTGGACTTATAAAGTTATTCTTTGAAAATGATGCCTTGTGGGTTTGTAGGATATAGTTCCCAGTTGAAATTTTAAGACGTACAGGAATTTTTCTGATGTCCTTTAGATTTGCATTAACTGATATAGCTAAAGGATGTACAGATCCAATATTATATTTATGGTCCATAAATTTAAGAGTTGAGTAACCTTTTGACTCATCAGTAATTTTAGATGTCCAATAGTCATGAATTTTGGATTTAACTAGCTTTTTCCATTGGAATTTTGATAACGGATTGGTTAAATAAGCATATAAgtcattaatttcatattttaaacataattccTTGACTTCAATAAACCAGCTGCAACTATTAAGGGATTTTATCTGTAACTGTCTTTCGGCTAGCCGCCATTCAATTGAATCACAATTCGCTCTAGATATGTAGGTAGAATACAACATTGCGCCTACCGCTGCATAAGTCACGGGAGTAGTTATGTTTTCCAAAATATCACGATAAGAGCAGGAAACAAAAACAGTCGGTTATATAAGTCCTTgctaaaacaaattataataaataacgaAAAATAACATAATGAAACCGACAGTCAAGAAAAAAGAAGACCAACAACCAACAATACTTTTTTCTCTAAACACCAAGGGCCACTGGCCATAAACACTTCAACACATCAACAACCAACGGGATTTTTTATAATTGCCGTCCAACCCGGGTACATtctttttaatggaatagcccttagGTGTTATATCCTTTATTTTCTTACGATCTTTTAGTCTTTGAAATACAATTGATATTTTCGCTGTCttgctttttcgacaaaagtttaaggctcaacaaaaatgacctaaatatttcaaacatgttttttatgTCAATGTAAGCATTAGGTAAACAGGCAATTGATGAGTGATGAATCTGTAACCACATCACAAAATAAAGCATGGGAACATGAAGCCTGATAACAAGTTCCATGGAGGTCTTGTATGTAGTTCCCTATAAATATACAAAGAAATTTCATACATGGCCATTAAATGTTAGAATGTATAAGTAATAGGTTCATGTACACTGGAAATTGACCATCGATGAATCTGTAACTACATCACAAAGTAAAGCATGTTCATATGAAGACTAATAACAAATTTCAGGAAGATCTGATTTGTAGTTCTTGGGTAAAATTGGAATGCACAGATGCCCTGAAGTATATTCATAACTTACACAATAGCTCTATAGACCTTATCCATTACTTCAAACTTGAACTTCTGTTTCTGTGGATCTTTGATGAATTCATGTATCCTTTTCTGTATCTGAAAAAGtcattaaattgtttttcatgatgttttaaagccatgcatgtatatatcagtAAATTGCTACTCATCCAAAATCTTATCTTTGAAAATGTTTGGTCAATAGGAAAATAACTTCCCTAcaacattttgaacaataaacCATACTGTATCTTGTTTCAAAATGTGACCAACGATCTGTACTATACAGTTGAAACGTATTCTGATGTGAACAATTAAAGTTatatgccaaattacagtttggAATCTTTATCTCAAGATTCACTTTACACATGAGAAATGGAAATGCAATCGTGTGAAACCACATGTACATTCTTATGATACAGTTTTTGGTATTAGGCAACAAGCtacaaaaaaattgtatttaCATTAACATGAAGTTCAAATGTtcatcttaatatttttttctatcaaataactaaatatacatgatttatatatatgttactttTTACATTCATCTGATCCTACCTTTTCTCTAAATACAACCAACTTTTTCTTATCAGCTTCTTGTTGCTTTTCGATCATCGCTTTCTGAGCTAAAAAATATCggaaataattatttacatttaaacaatatttgcatcAGCATGATCATCATAATCATATATATCAACAGAGATTTCAAAATGAAGTACCTTGGGATGTTTGCACTAGTCAATATCAATGATAGTTCTGTATTTTCTTTGACAAAAATTTGATTATACAATTTAACCATAATATTTTGTGTCATATATAacaatgtccaatttaaaaaaaaaatggtttcagGTTGTCTTTTGCACACATGTATTATCATTGTTTGGGTGTTCTAATTTTCTTAGGATTTGGTGGCAGATCTTTGgacatgaataataataataatgaaaatttataaagcgccctatataaaaaataaaaattactctaaGGCGCTGTACATACACATGGTAATTAAAACATATCAATgacaataacataaaacataaaaaaaatacatcgtGTCAGATTCaaatgctgaaataaaaaaaaaaatgcctaccaTGAAATAAAAGTTCAATACGAACAAAATTGGAACTCAGGCAAAGTATTAAAAGAGAATTTAAACTATTTAAATGATGATAAATGattaaatgtaatattttacaaGACAGTATCATTTAAATATTGCTGGCTTTgcaaaacatttaacatgtttaaatctaaataatttatttaatgcATATGTGAATTCAAATTTCTATTCATCCATGTTATCTatatcaatttattaaaaaaaacataactaactcaggaacatatatatatatcatttgtatattgaTGGGACTTGACAGTACCTACATGTAATTATACATTGTTATAGTCATAATCACATTCATTTCATTACAGAAGAGTAAAGAATGCAATAGCTAGGGGTAATAAAAATGGCGCCAATTGCATTCAAAgtaataattttttcacaaaCCTTTATAAAACACTACACATCAAATAAATCACatttcaatacatgtacatgtatcttggaaattttatatgacaaaataaatatcttttctacttctataatactaaaataacgaggtccaatttgtcagccgtcatagggtaaaaacgacaaatcaaagaattcaactttatatatagctaatataggacactggtgttgattaaaaattacaccactccactgactccagacccttttgtttcccacataattaatattgccaataattatcAAGGTCGAATCCGATactgataccaatagtatattcagtTTATTACCTTATCTCTACGTTACgaatctgacaggcgcaccaccaaacgatgACTATtcaggattttgctatatacattGTACACGGGTTAAAATCATAGCTAGGGTTGACACTacaaaattcaatcattgtcacatcgTTCCTGAtggtagtattttaatcagtatgactttctaagatgacaatacgaatactaaaaatctggacttaagaTAAGGCGTAAAGGtagagttttcaatttgttagccagaatgacgtaaaacagcgaatcaaagaattcaactttatttataactcatatacgacaatgctgttgattaaaaaatactccattccaggcccttttgttttccaataatttatattaccaataattgataagttccaggtcgacgggttcaaacagaaagatttttaAAGCAGAGAAAagtgtgcatcttataatcgacatgactttatcagatgacaataccaatactaaagtAAGGCTTACGCGTATAGTTATAAACtttttaattcagtcacagacccgcgatatcacgggtgtgttctagtattatatatataaactataaaacTGACCAATTAATCATGTCAACAGTCATGCATGTGTTCATTATATATGCTGAACCTTTGAAATGAAGTGGTTAATTATTGAGCAGTTCCCATGGATTTCAAttagatcatttttttttcaaatttcgggcTGTCAGgattaaaatttctttaaatttcgggacctcaggatttcatgtttttaagcccgagATTTGGGGATCCGGACCCATCTGACCCCCTTTCATTGTAACCAGATTAACAACAAAAAGAAGTCTAGGTtgaatttgtttaatttcttaggtaatttttttctttattaatttttaacttttaaagtctGTCAATAAGTCAACTCAGACAGTCTATAATTCCACTTCTTACAAAGTATAAACATTGAGTTCAGGctaatcatcatgatcatcatGTTCATACATGTATGAGAGGGGAttggacctttatcgggactccaggaTTGGGTGTTtataagctcaggatttcgggattgacccttttaGGATTCGGGAATTCTTTTTTGAATTTCAGGAGGTACggatttaaaatttttttaattcgggacctcaggattttgtgttttaatgcctgggatttcgggatcaagagtCCCCTCCAACCCCACCTCATGTATGACAAAGATAAAAAtggaatattttacattaaagtATATATCCATTTACTAACAACCCTTTCCGCTTTTccctgaatgtgacctatcgaattagacttaCATGTATCACCAAGTTTGTACTTGCATGAGCAGCGTTAACATGACCATCATGACGGTTGAcccatgtggaacaggatctgtttacccttcctgAAAACATGACCATCATGACGGTTGAcccatgtggaacaggatctgtttacccttcctgaacacttgagatcaccccaaaATTATTTTGTCTGGTTTTCTATGTATTGGTTTGAGTATTGTtgattttctgttgtttttccTATTTAAGCAGTAGCTTTGTCGATTAATTTTAactcatgagtttgaatgttcctttgtcatgtttgtctgttttttaaaaaaaacctttttccATTTATAGCAGATGTTTTCCCCTTCAATAGCTTCAATTATTTCTTCATGACTCTCCTTTAATATTCAGAGTTGTCATTACAAGCAATACTATCTGACGTTTTGACAGcccaagttgtcttatttttttttttgtaaagaaggTCCGAGTTAACTACAGGCCGAGTTGTCTCGCCCCCATAAAATACCAAATTTTTACACCCATAAAATATGCAATTTATGGTCATTAAAAGTAACAAAGCCTTTTCCATGGCCACATACCTTTGACCTTTTTCCTTTCTGCATCATTTAATGACGGTGGTTTTTCCATTGAGCCCATAATTGATCCCAGTAAATCCATGTTCTTGATGAGATAATGTTTCGTCACGAAATACTTCGGCCATACTGCCAGAGCTGTGGTATTCACCATACACGGTCATTCAAAACTTggggaaaaaaaacaattataaaaaaatcatataaagaaTGACAGAGAGaacacattttattaaaatattagatGGTGAATGAAAATTGTGACACTttgaataaatattatattatttttattttgcatgtaGGATATCAATAATTATAACTGGTACCCAGTTTACCGCCTGTAGCATACGCTTTGATACTGTTCCCAGAGTTGAGGGATCACCTTGGGAAAGGGACACTATGGGTGTTCTAAGTTGCTTAAGACCCTCTATCGTGAGAggaacaaaacaaataatttccTTATCGACAAAACATAATGCTCTTGCAACTAAGACTTTGCAGTCTGGTATGATTGTAGATTTAAGATATCAAACAGTTCTATAAAAACAACCATGAAATGATGAATATGCTACTCTCTAGTCTCCACTTctaaagtgtaaaaaaaatactgtcttaatatgagaaaataaagggtggTAGGTAGATGATACTTATATAAAcaaagagataaatgaaaaatgaacaaattgatacccAATTTATATAATTCCATGGCTGTTATTCTGCACCAGAAGCGatgaagcagcgcatctattttggatgggcaaatatccacttttttatatgggacgagctctgacgttcCACGGTCCCAGCTTGTGGGCAAAACAGCCATTGGACTtcagagtaatctcagactaatatatatcatgtacatgtatgacatgtATATATGTCAATTATCTGTACCATATTATGAATACCAATATATATGCCATATTTTTGCTGAAAGAAACTGTTGCCCAAATGTTATTTCAGAATACATGCaacaaattaaagtaaaatgAACAAAAAGGGTGTTGGGTATTGCCAATCTGATAGTCATCATAGTTGTTTACACCTCCATACCTGTCAACTCACCCGTTTTTTGCGGGTGACACCCGTTATTTTCACCTCTCACCCGGGAGTTTTTCTTTACCCGGCGGGTCCCGGGAATTTCTAACATTACCCGTTTCACCCGGATTTCTGACCGGAATTGTTTCCGGTATTTAGAAGTAATACGACCTTCGGTTTTATCGGTCTTTttcaatgtaaccaaaagtcaaaatgtaggaCTGTTTACCTGAGCTACGTAACGATATGAAGAGACAACACAGCTACAAGATGAGTTCAGTGACTATCAGTTGACCCCATTAGATGAACTTCCACTTTGCACTTCCCCTGAAACTGACATTGGTACATTTTGGGGAGAAATGTCCAAGTTGCATGACATTTTTATTAACAagccaagattttttgttttgtcaaaacttgctaaaacattactggttttgccaaacagcaatgcagacagtgagagggcattttctttagtaaagaaaatagctacagagtttagggctgatcttaataaggatacactgtgtgctcttctttcttgtaaaatgaatacacatttgcattgctatgaactgaaaccaagtgcagttcttttaaagaatgccaagtctgctactatggaatataacaatagtctgaaataaacttgtatacatgttctaactgtttcatatacatattgactatataaattatatgtaaacatatttttgttcttcaattgaGCCCGCAAAatgtcgtacgcgttatgacctgagattttttttctcaatgcaggtcatgacctgacttttcattttcagaggttgacaggtatgcacCTCTTTTGagatttgttatacatgtatatttacatgtacattactTGTACTGGCCTCTAATATTGTATCTTTTGACCTGATACAATATAACTTTTACTTGCTTCACACCAAAAGCTTTCAATTCTCAACCTTTGATATActgattattattttaattttaatacctATAGGCTAAACCTGagactgcatatacatgtatataaatcaaatgaaagCCAATATGATATAATTTAAATTCACAGTAAATCAGATGTGCATTTAGGCAATTAATATTTACTCAGAATATTCCGAAGAGTAAACtcattattatcatgattattttgaAGAGCTGATAAATTAGCGATTCATTTATTTTAGCTATATATAGGGTACCAATTTTCTTTGATAATACACGATTGTTTATTGTtagataaacatttaattttgtgatttatgaatttcatttTGCCAATGTCtgcaaaatctttaaaaaaaatcaaactttttcgAACATTTATGGTTGACCAACACTAATACAGCACAAGAATTGGTACAAATGATAATTAATCTACAGTACATGATACTCCTTATAATTACAGGTATTGTCAGACAAATGGGAGGAGGTGGAGGGCCCCCTACGATGATAAAAACAGCTTCCAGGAGTGTCTACAATACTCTCAAAGATGAATTTGTATGTATTATGTAATAGATATATATAGGATTTTAGGCATAGGCGGATCcactggggggcccgggccccccctttcgtgggaaaaatttggttgattatatagggaatcattgaagcatgactggagcgggccccctcttaggtcagttagcgggcccccccttaggaaaagttctggatccgccactgttaggGGTCCACATAACGTAGAAAAGTAAATTTATGTGTATATAggacgtacattgacctataatggtttacttttataaattgttatttggatggagagttgtctcattggcactcacaccacatcttcctatatctatatatcaccTTATTTCTTGTTAGATGCTCTACAGATGATTTCCCCTTATCAACATGATTGAAACCTTATTAAATGATATtgattaggccacaccaatttgatcccttgttcgacggacctgcccgcacctatttttttcaaaacagatttttttaattttttttatattcccgcttcccgcatccggaattgtaatcatgtccatttcccgcaccgttttttttaaaatattataaaaagatatcaacatttgttaaatcacagtctaacctgtatataacgattttaaacataaaagcaccccaccacactgtgtaaatatctgtgagaatatttgtttcagcatgaaacctggaGTGCTCCGATAAAAAGTTATAACAGCGGGTATTTTcgtgaagaacaaaaaattggtttctttcccccttacttatattccctatcaaaacatgttcgttgttagaataaagtacaaagaacttctggaggatttgccttcaacttcaattatattgtatgctgcgaaacaaaactatccatagccgctgcatgtttatgcacctgtcctgattgattcaggagcatgtcgttcagcagttatcgtttgttgatgttgttcattggtattttcccgtttggatatatataaattagatcgttggttttcctgttcgaattgtgtacgctaataattttggggtcctttatagcttgctgtttggtctgtatcaaagccctgtgtaaaaggccttactttgacctgtgtttgttattatccggttgagaacaaccctccctcagacaaggggtcattttactgatgtagaaaagaaaatagaaataccaaggatttgtatagttcttctatacaaaacctttgaacacttagaattttgtactcaaaaagaggagagttacatcatattttaaacaattttttctaaaagaggggtccacttattttgaataatattaaactgttaaagtaaatgtgttaacatggttaaagtccaggaatattactaaattcttggacatgttttgactatttaataccagatagatatatagttctatgagaaaatatgagcccttttgtacaaacaaatatattataacatgtattgatccctcataaaacatgtaaaaagagATATTTATAACActaaggggttgcccccaaactgattatgatttggatggagaattgtctcattgtcagtcacacatacatagaccagatttaattatttcttggtgaacagggaaaaaatacttcagaaattaaagaaatgtcaaagtacaagtgataaatcaagttttaatattgtcaaaacttattattttatgtttacaaaaaaaaattataatcgctcgcttttacttttcaagcttcgcctcaaaaatttgcaaattaaatatttttttattaaaattttcaaatcgctcgctcgccccaaattttggagtccaaaaatccgtagaacaagaaattaaattggtgtggccttatgacattttaaaagaaaaatctgaaatttaaacattttagttatatcttttaagatttatttttgttatgtaCTATGTCAGTATGTGCAGTGATAGCAGCATGCAGAATAacattatctttatttttaagttGTCTCTCCTGTGTACAGATAAAATATCAGTAACAGAATAAATTACAATAAATCTGTACTTTTAAGTTATCTCCCCTGCATTTCCATGTCACAGCAAATAAAATGACTTACTATTTATTTGACTAAGTTTATATCCTTTATTTTACAGCATTTCTTCTTCTGGGTTGGagctataccatgtatactgatAGTAGCAGCATTTAACATCTTTGGTGGTTAGTATTTAGTACCGGTACTTTAAAGCTCCTCTGACccaaaatatttatacaaaaataatcttctctgaaactaatgggccaaattaggCCTAAATCAACATTTgggtttttagttttaaaattgtgttcaATTATCCCACTGGTCGACTGATATTGCCATCGAGGCCAAAAAAAATTgaagttataaaatacaaatattgtcTTTTAATAGAGGAAAATCTGTTGTGTACATTTACAAAATGTCAAGATCTACATATGGTCTATCTTGATCAAAATTAATAGACAActtcttataaaatatatgtaaagttgatttttaccatttttatgcccctgtcatagcggagggggcattaagttttacccttgtccaaaCATACATACtaaagttggtttccgttctcaaACTTTAGATTGcctgaaccaaatgttatgaaatttatatagaACGTTCATTACAACAAAACATAGATcaggtttgaattttggtggttatgctcctttacagtttctgttctctaactttagtttgcctcaacaaaatgttatgaaacttaaacacaatgcttattaccagaTCAATTTTCAGTTTTGGTGTCCTCACTTAAATCGTTCTTTAGTTATGCCCTTTACAAGTAGAAacattgctgaatttttcattaccattctccaactttagtttgcctcatcaAAATGTTATGATACTTTTACACAATGCTAACTACTACAAAAtatagatcaagtttgaattttggtggcacaCTTAAACCATTCTCGAGTTATCACCATTGACAAATAacaaattgctgaatttttcatttccattctccaactttagtttgcctcaaccaaatgttatgaaacttatacataatgcttcttaccacaaaatacagatcaacaTTGGATTTTAGTGGGTCAATATAAGGgttcaagagttatgcccctttacaagtgaaaaattgctgaattttttgtttcctttaACTTAAGTtagcttcaaccaaatgttatgaaacttatacacaatttgCTTTTTGATACCAAACACAGATTAAGATTGAATTTTGGAGGTTTTTcctttactgttctagagttataccCCTTTACAAAAATCTGTTATTTAACTTAAGTTtgactcaaccaaatgttatgaaacttttacacaatagttattaccacaaaactcagatcaagtacaaattttttGTTGTGTCACTTTTCCTGTTCTTCAtatatgtccctttataactttatataatatatttgcaaGTCGGGGCATCATCTGTATTCCatggacatattccccatttatctttctttgcttattatcttgaacactattatagatagagattgtAATAATAAACCTGTCAAAGGCTTTACAAGCctctttcattattatatttgaattaaaaaacttaattaatatgatgaaatatccaattctcactcgttatgaaacctttAATTTGAATATTGTAAAATTTGCTACAAAACAAAGGTATTCTTCAAACTGTAAcagtaaactatatatatatatttgttataaatttaatTACAACCTGTGAACCTGAATGTTTTCATAGTTCCTTTGCCAAGAAAATAAGGTTAACGTTTTATATTTAGGTCAGGGAGAACTAACAGATATACCAGAAGGATACCAACCTCATCATTGGGAATATGAAAAGGT
This genomic interval carries:
- the LOC143057200 gene encoding NADH dehydrogenase [ubiquinone] 1 beta subcomplex subunit 5, mitochondrial-like translates to MGVLSCLRPSIVRGTKQIISLSTKHNALATKTLQSGIVRQMGGGGGPPTMIKTASRSVYNTLKDEFHFFFWVGAIPCILIVAAFNIFGGQGELTDIPEGYQPHHWEYEKHPIRRFIAKHFTVPMEKIYEQNLHYQWMDNAKNDQRILARKIRAMMRENQDYKAWYYIPVDVKGKEEAAGHRRAFEKRHSYTE